The Saccharomonospora glauca K62 genome has a segment encoding these proteins:
- the trpD gene encoding anthranilate phosphoribosyltransferase, which yields MSEYTWPTVLNQLIERVDLSEDATAWAMDQVMSGEATPAQIAGFAVALRAKGETPAEISGMARAMLAHAKRIDLDMRTVDIVGTGGDRKGSVNISTMTSLVVAASGVPVVKHGNRAASSKSGAADVLEALGVTIDLEPDDVRRCVEELGIGFCFAPVFHPAYRHTGPPRRELGVSTAFNLLGPLTNPAQPSSGLIGCAYLDKAPVLAEVYARRGHSVLLVRGDDGFDEITTATTSTAWVISNGEVRRDTIDPEALGIPLSDPDALRGGDAAANAEVVKELVAGKTGPVRDAVLLNAAGALAAFTGFSDDLTADLRAGLERAARTIDSGAAADLLSRWINRR from the coding sequence ATGTCTGAATACACCTGGCCAACCGTCCTCAACCAGCTCATCGAGCGCGTCGACCTCTCCGAGGACGCCACGGCATGGGCCATGGACCAGGTGATGTCCGGCGAGGCCACGCCCGCCCAGATCGCGGGTTTCGCGGTGGCATTGCGCGCGAAGGGTGAGACCCCCGCCGAGATCTCCGGCATGGCGAGGGCGATGCTCGCCCACGCCAAGCGCATCGACCTGGACATGCGAACGGTCGACATCGTCGGTACCGGCGGCGACCGCAAGGGTTCCGTGAACATCTCCACCATGACGTCGTTGGTGGTGGCCGCGTCCGGCGTCCCGGTGGTCAAGCACGGCAACCGGGCCGCCTCGTCGAAGTCCGGCGCGGCCGACGTCCTCGAAGCGCTGGGCGTGACCATCGACCTGGAGCCCGACGACGTGCGACGGTGCGTCGAGGAGCTCGGGATCGGCTTCTGCTTCGCGCCCGTGTTCCACCCCGCCTACCGACACACCGGCCCGCCCCGGCGCGAGTTGGGCGTCTCCACCGCGTTCAACCTGCTGGGACCGCTCACCAACCCGGCCCAGCCGTCGTCCGGGCTCATCGGATGCGCCTATCTCGACAAGGCGCCGGTGCTGGCCGAGGTGTACGCCCGGCGGGGCCACAGCGTCCTGCTCGTACGCGGTGACGACGGCTTCGACGAGATCACCACGGCGACCACCAGCACCGCCTGGGTGATCTCGAACGGCGAGGTTCGTAGGGACACCATCGATCCCGAGGCCCTCGGCATCCCCCTCTCCGACCCCGACGCTCTCCGCGGCGGAGACGCCGCCGCCAACGCCGAGGTGGTCAAGGAACTCGTGGCCGGCAAGACGGGTCCGGTGCGGGACGCGGTCCTGCTCAACGCGGCGGGCGCGCTGGCGGCCTTCACCGGCTTCTCGGACGATCTCACGGCGGACCTGCGCGCGGGGCTGGAACGGGCCGCCCGGACCATCGACTCCGGAGCCGCCGCCGACCTGCTGAGCCGCTGGATCAACCGACGTTGA
- a CDS encoding M15 family metallopeptidase, with protein ALDAVGAPYADDGGGPDAFSCDGLVHTLYRRVGFEVAESAAGQWATGREVAYEDAVPGDLVVVGSRRYGIQSIGIVVGEDVMVTADARAAAVVVAALPGRDAVLGVVRPSLGPRPARPVPEGEDSPSWRCGGIQPSGGTGASGPAQRGWAGYPNGLIPSGVLCELDEKPHALRCDAARDFAALSEAYADELGESLCLTDSYRTLEMQLDLYRRKPELSATPGTSNHGWGLAVDLCGGVERFGTEEHRWMRAHAPDFGWIHPSWAREGSPREEPWHWEYVGR; from the coding sequence GGCCCTCGACGCCGTGGGGGCCCCGTATGCCGACGACGGCGGCGGCCCCGACGCGTTCTCGTGCGACGGGCTCGTCCACACGCTGTACCGGCGGGTGGGCTTCGAGGTCGCGGAGTCGGCGGCCGGGCAGTGGGCCACCGGGCGGGAGGTCGCGTACGAGGATGCGGTCCCCGGCGACCTGGTGGTCGTCGGCTCGCGGAGGTACGGCATCCAGTCGATCGGCATCGTCGTGGGCGAGGACGTGATGGTGACGGCGGACGCACGGGCGGCGGCCGTGGTGGTGGCCGCCCTGCCCGGACGGGACGCGGTGCTCGGTGTGGTGCGGCCGAGCCTGGGGCCTCGTCCCGCGCGGCCGGTCCCGGAGGGGGAGGACTCGCCGTCCTGGCGTTGCGGGGGCATTCAGCCCTCCGGCGGCACCGGAGCGAGCGGGCCCGCCCAACGTGGCTGGGCGGGCTATCCCAACGGACTCATTCCCAGCGGGGTGTTGTGCGAACTCGACGAGAAGCCGCACGCATTGCGTTGTGACGCCGCCCGCGATTTCGCGGCGCTTTCCGAGGCTTACGCCGACGAACTCGGCGAGTCGTTGTGTCTGACGGATTCCTACCGGACCCTGGAGATGCAGCTGGATCTGTACCGACGTAAACCGGAGTTGTCGGCGACACCGGGAACGAGTAACCACGGCTGGGGCCTGGCGGTGGACCTCTGCGGTGGTGTGGAGCGGTTCGGTACTGAGGAACATCGCTGGATGCGTGCCCACGCTCCCGATTTCGGTTGGATACATCCTTCCTGGGCACGTGAGGGCAGCCCGCGGGAAGAGCCGTGGCACTGGGAGTACGTGGGTCGCTGA
- the qcrA gene encoding cytochrome bc1 complex Rieske iron-sulfur subunit, whose product MSSGNGPEQRPSDEELAGMSRDELVRLGAKLDGVEIVNYPDPWPVKGTRAEKRAQRAVALWFVLATLAGLAFIAALIWWPSEYVPPEDDSGHLWYSWYTPVLGITLGVSVLALSIGILLYTKRFIPNELAVQERNDNMGKGSAEIDRKTIVAQLADAGERSTIGRRSMIKRTAGLGAGVLGLGTVALPVAGFIKNPWENPNSPDSLAHTGWMPQYPGEIVYLRRNTGNPEEISLVRPEDLDAGGMETVFPFRESERGDPHALSAALKRSDNPVMLIRLRTEDAERVVKRKGQEDFNYGTYYAYSKICTHVGCPASLYEQQTNRLLCPCHQSQFDMLQYAKPVFGPATRALPQLPITVHEDGYFIARHDFIEPIGPGFWERKS is encoded by the coding sequence ATGAGTAGCGGTAACGGGCCGGAGCAGCGGCCGAGCGACGAGGAGCTCGCGGGCATGAGCCGTGACGAACTCGTCCGTCTCGGCGCGAAGCTGGACGGGGTCGAGATCGTCAACTACCCCGATCCGTGGCCGGTCAAGGGCACCAGGGCCGAGAAGCGGGCCCAGCGCGCGGTGGCGTTGTGGTTCGTCCTCGCCACCCTGGCGGGGCTCGCCTTCATCGCCGCCCTGATTTGGTGGCCGTCGGAGTATGTGCCGCCGGAGGACGACAGCGGGCACCTCTGGTACAGCTGGTACACCCCGGTGCTGGGCATCACGCTGGGTGTGTCGGTGCTCGCCCTGTCGATCGGCATCCTGCTCTACACGAAGCGGTTCATCCCGAATGAACTCGCCGTGCAGGAACGCAACGACAACATGGGCAAGGGCTCGGCCGAGATCGACCGGAAGACGATCGTGGCGCAGCTGGCCGACGCGGGCGAGCGCAGCACGATCGGCCGTCGGTCGATGATCAAGCGCACCGCCGGTCTCGGGGCGGGTGTCCTGGGGCTCGGCACCGTGGCCCTCCCGGTGGCGGGCTTCATCAAGAACCCGTGGGAGAACCCCAACAGCCCGGACTCGCTGGCCCACACCGGGTGGATGCCGCAGTATCCGGGTGAGATCGTCTACCTGCGCCGCAACACCGGTAACCCGGAGGAGATCTCCCTCGTGCGGCCGGAAGACCTGGACGCGGGCGGCATGGAGACCGTGTTCCCGTTCCGTGAGTCCGAGCGGGGCGACCCCCACGCGTTGTCCGCCGCGCTCAAGCGCTCCGACAACCCCGTGATGCTCATTCGGCTGCGCACCGAGGACGCCGAGCGGGTCGTCAAGCGTAAGGGCCAGGAGGACTTCAACTACGGCACCTACTACGCGTACTCGAAGATCTGCACGCACGTGGGTTGCCCGGCCTCGCTGTACGAGCAGCAGACCAACCGTCTCCTGTGCCCGTGCCACCAGTCGCAGTTCGACATGCTGCAGTACGCCAAGCCCGTCTTCGGGCCGGCGACGCGTGCGCTGCCGCAGCTGCCGATCACGGTGCACGAGGACGGGTACTTCATTGCTCGGCACGACTTCATCGAGCCGATCGGACCGGGTTTCTGGGAGCGCAAGTCATGA
- the qcrC gene encoding cytochrome bc1 complex diheme cytochrome c subunit: MFFKKKPRAAAERRAGRSTKFRRRMAGTLALGVALLSAGGLYAVFAPEPQTAQAQEDPALIRKGEEVYNNSCITCHGENLQGVEGRGPSLIGVGEAAVYFQTSSGRMPMVRQEAQASRKPAKLSPEQIDALGAYIQANGGGPERPAESGAELRGADPARGAELFRLNCASCHNFTGQGGALSAGKYAPPLEPATEEQIYTAMLTGPQNMPKFSDRQLSPEEKKDIIAYVKSVSDGNNAPGGNPLGGFGPASEGVVAWVVGIGVLIGATLWIGSRA; this comes from the coding sequence ATGTTCTTCAAGAAGAAGCCCCGTGCCGCCGCGGAAAGGCGGGCGGGCCGTAGTACGAAGTTCCGTCGCCGGATGGCGGGCACATTGGCTCTCGGCGTGGCGTTGCTGAGCGCGGGCGGTCTGTACGCCGTCTTCGCGCCCGAGCCGCAGACGGCGCAGGCGCAGGAGGACCCCGCCCTCATCCGCAAGGGCGAGGAGGTCTACAACAACAGCTGCATCACCTGCCACGGCGAGAACCTCCAGGGTGTCGAGGGCCGTGGGCCGAGTCTGATCGGTGTCGGTGAGGCCGCGGTCTACTTCCAGACCTCCTCCGGTCGGATGCCGATGGTCCGGCAGGAAGCCCAGGCGTCGCGTAAGCCGGCGAAGCTGTCGCCGGAGCAGATCGACGCGCTCGGTGCCTACATCCAGGCCAACGGCGGGGGGCCGGAGCGTCCGGCGGAGTCGGGTGCCGAGCTGCGTGGTGCCGACCCCGCGCGAGGCGCCGAGCTGTTCCGGCTGAACTGCGCGTCGTGCCACAACTTCACGGGGCAGGGTGGCGCGCTGTCGGCGGGTAAGTACGCGCCGCCGTTGGAGCCGGCCACCGAGGAGCAGATCTACACCGCGATGCTGACCGGGCCGCAGAACATGCCGAAGTTCTCCGACCGACAGCTCTCCCCCGAGGAGAAGAAGGACATCATCGCGTACGTGAAGTCGGTGTCGGACGGCAACAACGCGCCCGGTGGTAACCCGCTCGGTGGTTTCGGGCCGGCATCGGAAGGTGTGGTTGCCTGGGTCGTCGGCATCGGCGTGCTGATCGGCGCGACCCTGTGGATCGGATCGAGGGCGTAA
- a CDS encoding NYN domain-containing protein: MLSSSAYPEHPEETSSGTSPSSGPPGEGGAAAVRPARAEEGGGVTDSAESVDWLGLPEPVRERIAELAAAALGKLPSDDVPRQLRPVARFAPAKRARLGGPALLAALRDSGRFRTAVLEWLREHRVDALNPNDDDSVAAAAAAVLLGESSASSRVRLVARNTEESTLRAERDAAVARVRKLEAEIGKLRAELEEARAAVERAKAERADELVKLRKRLREQGVVVRRAKDAAAEAVAARERAEAKRDAEIEALSARLEREREKTRAERARAERAMAEADAARQSAREARDADEVRLSMLLDTLSGAVDGLRRELSVGSTPRRPADMVRGASTGRRGGRVSEPRTLDTLLALPGVHMIVDGYNVTKTGYPELSLAEQRQRLVRQLGTLAARTRAEITVVFDGANVTSIPNAGPRNVRVLFSDPGVLADDVIRTLVRSEPQGRPLVVATSDQAVVASVCDSGAHAVPAAVLLTRLGRV; this comes from the coding sequence ATGTTGTCGTCGTCCGCGTACCCCGAGCACCCCGAGGAGACCTCTTCGGGGACGTCGCCTTCCTCCGGGCCGCCCGGTGAGGGCGGCGCGGCCGCTGTCCGGCCCGCTCGGGCGGAGGAGGGCGGAGGAGTGACCGACTCAGCCGAATCCGTCGATTGGCTCGGTCTTCCCGAGCCGGTCCGGGAGCGCATCGCCGAGCTCGCCGCCGCCGCCCTGGGCAAGCTGCCCAGTGACGACGTGCCGCGTCAGCTTCGTCCCGTGGCCCGCTTCGCTCCCGCCAAACGGGCGAGACTCGGCGGCCCGGCACTGCTGGCCGCGCTCCGGGACTCGGGGCGGTTTCGGACCGCGGTGCTGGAGTGGCTCCGCGAACACCGGGTCGACGCGCTGAACCCCAATGACGACGACTCCGTCGCCGCGGCGGCCGCCGCCGTGCTCCTCGGGGAGTCGAGCGCGTCCTCGCGCGTGCGGCTGGTGGCGCGCAACACCGAGGAGTCCACGCTGCGTGCCGAACGCGACGCCGCCGTGGCACGGGTGCGCAAGCTCGAGGCGGAGATCGGCAAACTGCGGGCCGAGCTGGAGGAGGCTCGCGCGGCGGTCGAACGGGCGAAGGCCGAGCGTGCGGACGAGCTGGTCAAGCTCCGAAAGCGACTGCGTGAGCAGGGCGTCGTGGTGCGTCGGGCCAAGGACGCCGCGGCCGAGGCCGTCGCTGCGCGGGAGCGGGCGGAGGCGAAGCGGGACGCCGAGATCGAGGCACTGTCCGCCCGGCTGGAACGGGAACGGGAGAAGACCAGGGCCGAGCGGGCCCGAGCGGAGCGGGCGATGGCCGAGGCCGACGCCGCTCGACAGTCCGCCCGTGAGGCGCGAGATGCCGACGAGGTGCGGCTGTCCATGCTGTTGGACACGCTCAGCGGCGCGGTGGACGGCCTGCGGCGGGAGTTGTCGGTCGGCAGCACCCCGAGGCGACCCGCCGACATGGTGCGAGGCGCGAGCACCGGCAGGCGTGGCGGCCGGGTCTCGGAGCCCAGGACGTTGGACACCCTGCTGGCGTTGCCGGGGGTGCACATGATCGTGGACGGCTACAACGTCACCAAGACCGGATACCCGGAACTGTCCCTGGCCGAGCAGCGACAGCGGCTCGTGCGTCAGCTCGGTACGCTCGCGGCGCGCACGCGCGCCGAGATCACCGTCGTGTTCGACGGAGCCAACGTCACCTCCATCCCCAACGCGGGGCCGAGGAACGTGCGGGTGCTGTTCTCCGATCCGGGGGTGCTGGCCGACGACGTGATCCGGACGTTGGTGCGCTCGGAACCCCAGGGCCGGCCGTTGGTGGTCGCCACCTCCGACCAGGCCGTGGTGGCCTCGGTGTGCGACTCGGGCGCGCACGCCGTCCCCGCCGCCGTGCTGTTGACGCGCCTCGGGCGCGTGTGA
- the ctaC gene encoding aa3-type cytochrome oxidase subunit II, with amino-acid sequence MGVSERTRGTRRGKAGKLAALAALVALTVTGCSGEEILRFGWPEGVTPEAEKMRTFWTWSVIAALVVGVIVWGLIFWSVAFHRKKKGKTEALPRQFQYNVPLELFVVVLPVVMVCVLFFFTAVTEQSVLAEEDDPDVVVDVTGFQWNWEFTYPEEEAENGQPVTTVGSSTEIPILVVPTHRKIQYNLESTDVIHSFWVPEFHFKRDVMPHPDKNNQDNSFQNTIDREGAFVGRCAELCGTYHAMMNFEVRALSPDKFDRYIELRKQINPDTGQPNTAAEALSIMQGEGCDEQLCSPVATTTSPFATDRTARTASG; translated from the coding sequence GTGGGCGTTTCTGAGCGCACCCGGGGCACACGACGAGGGAAGGCCGGCAAGCTAGCCGCGCTCGCCGCGCTCGTCGCTTTGACGGTCACCGGTTGCTCGGGCGAGGAGATTCTGCGGTTCGGCTGGCCCGAAGGGGTCACGCCGGAGGCCGAGAAGATGCGCACCTTCTGGACCTGGTCGGTCATCGCGGCGCTCGTCGTCGGCGTGATCGTGTGGGGACTCATCTTCTGGAGCGTCGCCTTCCACCGGAAGAAGAAGGGCAAGACGGAGGCCCTGCCGAGGCAGTTCCAGTACAACGTTCCGCTGGAGCTGTTCGTCGTCGTGTTGCCGGTCGTCATGGTCTGTGTGCTGTTCTTCTTCACGGCCGTCACCGAGCAGTCGGTGCTGGCCGAGGAGGACGACCCCGACGTCGTCGTGGACGTCACCGGGTTCCAGTGGAACTGGGAGTTCACCTACCCGGAGGAGGAGGCCGAGAACGGCCAGCCCGTCACCACGGTCGGAAGCTCCACCGAGATCCCGATCCTGGTGGTGCCCACCCACCGGAAGATCCAGTACAACCTGGAGTCCACGGACGTCATTCACTCGTTCTGGGTGCCGGAATTCCACTTCAAGCGTGACGTCATGCCGCACCCGGACAAGAACAACCAGGACAATTCGTTCCAGAACACCATCGACAGGGAAGGTGCCTTCGTCGGTCGGTGCGCCGAGTTGTGCGGCACCTACCACGCGATGATGAACTTCGAGGTGCGTGCGCTGTCGCCCGACAAGTTCGACCGGTACATCGAGCTGCGCAAGCAGATCAACCCGGACACGGGCCAGCCGAACACCGCCGCGGAGGCTCTGTCGATCATGCAGGGCGAAGGCTGCGACGAGCAGCTGTGCAGCCCGGTCGCGACGACCACGAGCCCGTTCGCTACCGACCGCACCGCGCGTACGGCGTCGGGCTGA
- a CDS encoding DEDD exonuclease domain-containing protein, translating into MQLAFDELGTPLREVTFVVVDLETTGGSPDGGNITEIGAVKVRGGEVLGEFSTLVDPGVPIPPQIVALTGITTAMVSSAPRIEQVLPAFLEFADGAVLVAHNAGFDVSFLKAACRVHGFDWPKPTVVCTLKLARRVLRRESRERQSYRLSALAPLFGARTTPNHRALDDAKATVDVLHGLLERLGPLGVQSLEELLDYLPDVTPAQRRKRELAEHLPERPGVYLFRGPSDEVLYVGTASNLRRRVRQYFTSSESRGRVKEMVALAERVDTVECAHSLEAAVRELRLLAAHRPAYNRRSRNPGKVWWIVLTEEPFPRLSVVRRPRDGALGPFTSRTRARTVADALADIAGLRTCTARIPASGASGSPCVLAELGRCGAPCTGAQPVEEYRSAVRLVSDLVEGTDATLLARGTEQLAELADARHFERAARRRDELAALLRAVDKRHRLTALAAVAELVAAAPDG; encoded by the coding sequence ATGCAGCTTGCCTTCGACGAGCTGGGTACCCCTCTGCGCGAAGTCACCTTCGTGGTCGTGGACCTGGAGACCACGGGAGGCTCCCCCGACGGAGGCAACATCACCGAGATCGGCGCGGTAAAGGTCCGAGGTGGGGAAGTGCTCGGCGAGTTCTCCACGCTGGTCGATCCGGGAGTACCCATCCCGCCCCAGATCGTGGCGCTCACCGGTATCACGACCGCGATGGTGAGCTCGGCCCCTCGGATCGAACAGGTCCTGCCCGCGTTCCTCGAATTCGCCGACGGCGCGGTACTGGTGGCCCACAACGCCGGGTTCGACGTCTCGTTCCTCAAGGCCGCCTGCCGGGTGCACGGCTTCGACTGGCCCAAGCCCACCGTGGTCTGCACGCTCAAGCTCGCCCGCCGCGTGCTTCGGCGGGAGTCGCGGGAACGGCAGAGCTACCGGCTCTCCGCCCTGGCTCCCCTGTTCGGGGCCCGCACCACACCGAACCACCGTGCGCTCGACGACGCGAAGGCCACCGTCGACGTCCTGCACGGTCTGCTGGAACGACTGGGCCCGCTCGGTGTGCAGTCCCTCGAAGAACTGCTCGACTACCTGCCCGACGTGACTCCCGCGCAGCGTCGCAAACGCGAGCTCGCCGAGCACCTTCCCGAACGTCCCGGCGTCTACCTGTTCCGGGGCCCGTCGGACGAGGTGCTCTACGTCGGCACGGCGAGCAATCTTCGACGCCGGGTGCGGCAGTACTTCACCTCCTCCGAAAGCCGGGGCCGCGTCAAGGAGATGGTGGCACTGGCCGAGCGGGTCGACACCGTGGAGTGCGCGCACTCGCTCGAAGCCGCGGTACGCGAACTACGGTTGCTGGCGGCTCACCGGCCCGCCTACAACCGGCGTTCCCGGAATCCGGGGAAGGTGTGGTGGATCGTCCTCACCGAGGAGCCCTTCCCCCGGCTCTCCGTCGTCCGACGTCCCCGCGACGGAGCCCTGGGGCCCTTCACCTCCCGAACACGGGCGAGAACCGTCGCCGACGCTCTCGCCGACATCGCCGGGTTGCGCACGTGCACGGCACGCATTCCCGCCTCGGGTGCCTCCGGGAGCCCGTGTGTCCTCGCCGAGCTGGGGCGCTGCGGCGCACCCTGCACGGGCGCTCAGCCGGTGGAGGAGTACCGGTCAGCGGTACGTCTCGTGTCCGACCTCGTGGAGGGCACCGACGCGACACTGCTGGCACGGGGCACCGAGCAGCTCGCCGAACTCGCCGACGCCCGTCACTTCGAGCGCGCGGCCCGCCGCCGCGACGAACTCGCGGCTCTGCTGCGGGCGGTCGACAAACGGCATCGGCTCACGGCGTTGGCGGCCGTCGCCGAACTCGTCGCCGCGGCCCCCGACGG
- the ctaE gene encoding aa3-type cytochrome oxidase subunit III yields MRAVTTAAPSISQRVHSLNRPNMVSVGTIVWLSSELMFFAGLFAMFFTVKAQNDSGIWPPINPATGEPIHLDIAYALPFTIILVASSFTCQFGVFAAERGDVFGLRRWYLVTLLMGTIFVLGQVGEYITLVNEGVTIPSGAYGTVFFMTTGFHGLHVIGGLIAFVFLLVRTKLSKFTPAQATSAIVVSYYWHFVDIVWIGLFAVIYIVP; encoded by the coding sequence ATGCGAGCCGTGACAACGGCAGCTCCTTCCATCAGCCAGCGAGTGCATTCGCTGAACCGGCCGAACATGGTGAGTGTCGGCACGATCGTGTGGCTGTCCAGCGAGCTCATGTTCTTCGCTGGCCTGTTCGCCATGTTCTTCACGGTCAAGGCGCAGAACGACTCCGGTATCTGGCCGCCGATCAACCCGGCGACGGGTGAGCCGATCCACTTGGACATCGCGTACGCGCTGCCGTTCACGATCATCCTGGTGGCGTCGTCGTTCACCTGCCAGTTCGGTGTGTTCGCAGCCGAGCGCGGCGACGTGTTCGGGCTGCGTCGCTGGTACCTCGTCACGCTGCTCATGGGCACGATCTTCGTCCTGGGGCAGGTCGGCGAGTACATCACGCTCGTCAACGAGGGTGTGACCATTCCCTCGGGCGCCTACGGCACGGTGTTCTTCATGACCACCGGCTTCCACGGTCTTCACGTCATCGGTGGTCTGATCGCGTTCGTCTTCCTGCTGGTCCGTACGAAGCTCAGCAAGTTCACGCCGGCGCAGGCGACTTCGGCGATCGTCGTTTCCTACTACTGGCACTTCGTCGACATCGTGTGGATCGGCCTGTTCGCGGTGATCTACATCGTTCCCTGA
- a CDS encoding cytochrome c oxidase subunit 4 — MKVEARVFDIVAIFGFVVAIVYGVLTAQMTDDGIEPIGTVALVLSGGLALLVGSYFRFVARRIEPRPEDHEDAEISDGAGELGFFSPGSYWPVGLAAAAALTGLALAFWQPWFIIGSIVAVLITVGGLVFEYHTGPSHH; from the coding sequence ATGAAGGTCGAAGCTCGGGTTTTCGACATCGTCGCGATCTTCGGTTTCGTCGTGGCGATCGTCTACGGTGTGCTCACCGCCCAGATGACCGACGACGGCATCGAGCCGATCGGTACGGTGGCGTTGGTGCTCTCGGGCGGTCTGGCGCTGCTGGTGGGCAGCTACTTCCGGTTCGTCGCCCGGCGTATCGAGCCGCGTCCCGAGGACCACGAGGACGCGGAGATCAGCGATGGTGCCGGTGAGCTGGGTTTCTTCAGCCCCGGTAGCTACTGGCCCGTCGGGCTCGCGGCCGCGGCGGCGTTGACCGGCTTGGCGCTGGCGTTCTGGCAGCCGTGGTTCATCATCGGCAGCATCGTGGCGGTGCTCATCACCGTCGGCGGCCTGGTGTTCGAGTATCACACCGGCCCCAGCCACCACTGA